Proteins encoded by one window of Pseudomonadota bacterium:
- the hutU gene encoding urocanate hydratase: protein MTASQNRRDNTRTIAAPRGPDISAKSWLTEAPLRMLMNNLDAEVAEKPEELVVYGGIGRAARNWACFDRIVATLRELDEDETLLVQSGKPVGVFRTHKDAPRVLIANSNMVAHWSDWDHFHELDRAGLMMYGQMTAGSWIYIGSQGIVQGTYETFVEVGRQHYAGDLSGRWILTGGLGGMGGAQPLAATMAGASMLAVECQPSRIEMRLKTGYLDKSTDNLDDALAMIEEATSKKQAVSIGLLGNAAEIFPELVKRGAHPDVVTDQTSAHDPLNGYLPAGWSLAEWDERRESDPDGTVKAAKESMAVQVQAMLDFWNAGVPTLDYGNNIRQMAQEMGVEHAFDFPGFVPAYIRPLFCRGVGPFRWAALSGDPEDIYATDAKVKELIPDDKHLHTWLDMARERIHFQGLPSRICWVGLGQRDKLGLAFNEMVRTGELKAPIVIGRDHLDSGSVASPNRETESMKDGSDAIADWPLLNALLNTASGATWVSIHHGGGVGIGFSQHAGMVICCDGSEDADRRIARVLWNDPASGVMRHADAGYEIAIECAAEHHLKLPMLE, encoded by the coding sequence AGCTAGCCAGAACCGCCGCGACAACACGCGTACGATCGCCGCGCCGCGCGGCCCGGACATCAGCGCCAAGAGCTGGCTGACCGAAGCACCCCTGCGCATGCTGATGAACAACCTGGATGCCGAGGTCGCCGAGAAACCAGAGGAGCTGGTCGTCTATGGCGGCATCGGGCGCGCCGCGCGCAACTGGGCCTGTTTCGACCGCATCGTCGCCACCTTGCGCGAGCTCGACGAGGACGAGACGCTGCTGGTCCAGTCCGGCAAGCCGGTCGGTGTCTTTCGCACCCACAAGGATGCGCCTCGCGTCCTGATCGCCAACTCCAACATGGTCGCGCACTGGTCGGACTGGGACCATTTCCACGAACTCGACCGCGCCGGCCTCATGATGTACGGCCAGATGACCGCGGGGTCGTGGATCTATATCGGCAGCCAGGGCATCGTCCAGGGCACCTATGAGACCTTTGTCGAGGTCGGGCGCCAGCATTACGCCGGCGATCTCTCCGGCCGCTGGATTCTGACCGGCGGCTTGGGCGGCATGGGCGGCGCGCAGCCCTTGGCCGCGACCATGGCCGGGGCCTCGATGCTGGCCGTCGAGTGCCAGCCATCGCGCATCGAGATGCGGCTGAAGACCGGTTACCTCGACAAAAGCACGGACAATCTGGATGACGCGCTCGCGATGATCGAGGAGGCGACGTCGAAGAAGCAAGCCGTCTCGATCGGCCTGCTCGGCAACGCGGCGGAGATCTTCCCGGAGCTGGTCAAACGCGGCGCCCATCCCGATGTCGTCACCGACCAGACGAGCGCCCACGATCCGCTGAACGGCTATCTGCCGGCCGGCTGGTCGCTCGCCGAGTGGGACGAGCGGCGCGAGAGCGATCCGGACGGTACGGTGAAGGCGGCAAAGGAATCGATGGCGGTGCAGGTCCAGGCCATGCTCGACTTCTGGAACGCCGGCGTGCCGACGTTGGATTACGGCAACAACATCCGCCAGATGGCGCAGGAGATGGGCGTCGAGCACGCCTTCGACTTCCCGGGTTTCGTGCCGGCCTATATCCGGCCGTTGTTCTGCCGCGGCGTCGGCCCGTTCCGATGGGCCGCGCTCTCCGGCGACCCCGAAGACATCTACGCCACCGACGCCAAGGTGAAGGAGCTGATCCCCGACGATAAACACCTGCACACCTGGCTCGACATGGCGAGAGAGCGCATCCACTTCCAAGGACTGCCGTCGCGCATCTGCTGGGTCGGGCTGGGCCAGCGCGATAAACTGGGTCTTGCGTTCAACGAGATGGTGCGTACCGGAGAGTTGAAGGCGCCGATCGTCATCGGCCGCGACCATCTGGACTCTGGCTCGGTTGCCAGCCCCAACCGCGAGACCGAATCCATGAAGGACGGTTCGGATGCGATCGCTGACTGGCCGCTCTTGAACGCGCTGTTGAACACTGCGTCGGGCGCGACCTGGGTGTCGATCCATCACGGCGGCGGCGTCGGCATTGGCTTCTCGCAACACGCCGGCATGGTGATCTGCTGCGACGGCAGTGAGGACGCCGACCGGCGCATCGCGCGCGTGCTCTGGAACGATCCCGCCAGCGGCGTCATGCGCCACGCCGATGCCGGTTACGAGATCGCCATCGAGTGCGCCGCCGAACACCACCTGAAGCTGCCGATGCTGGAGTGA
- a CDS encoding acyl-CoA dehydrogenase family protein: MDITLSAADRALQAKAKDFAETWLFPYEELAEDDAGVPPDTMQMILKASVDFGLSGMNHSVEDGGRGYNVVQQCLIYEELGKATGGLALIHSIVPPYSLKFATPEQKEKYLKPTINGEKSVAFMVSEKDAGSDARAITSTAVQDGNHYVINGEKWFASHANYADYSLLHSNVDGDPEKATLFIVDKGTPGMSVKHLSKHMLNRSGRTPQILLEDMRIDAGQILGEIGQGFELTKDWFIEQRMFIAARCVGSAIRAAETAEAYAREREAFGQKVGDFQAIAFKIADMAVDIMTAKTLLYRCAAEIDSGIERKLAHARASAVKLVCTEMAGRVCDEALQIMGGRGYLVEYPTERLYRSVRLERIVEGTSEIQRVVIAGQIKKRGLGLYTRL, from the coding sequence ATGGATATCACCTTAAGCGCGGCCGACCGCGCGCTTCAGGCCAAGGCCAAGGACTTCGCCGAGACCTGGCTATTTCCCTACGAGGAATTGGCCGAGGACGACGCCGGTGTGCCGCCTGACACCATGCAGATGATTCTCAAGGCCTCGGTCGACTTCGGGCTTTCGGGCATGAACCACAGCGTCGAGGACGGCGGGCGTGGTTACAACGTCGTCCAGCAATGCCTGATCTACGAGGAACTCGGCAAGGCGACCGGCGGATTGGCGTTGATCCACTCGATCGTGCCGCCCTACTCCCTGAAATTCGCGACGCCGGAGCAGAAGGAGAAGTACCTCAAGCCCACCATCAACGGCGAAAAGTCCGTCGCCTTCATGGTATCGGAAAAGGACGCGGGCTCCGACGCGCGCGCTATCACGTCGACCGCCGTCCAGGACGGCAACCACTACGTCATCAACGGCGAGAAGTGGTTCGCCAGCCACGCCAACTATGCGGACTATTCGCTGCTGCACAGCAACGTCGACGGCGACCCGGAAAAGGCGACACTCTTCATCGTCGACAAGGGCACACCCGGCATGTCGGTCAAGCACCTTTCCAAACACATGCTGAACCGTTCAGGGCGCACGCCGCAGATCCTCCTTGAAGACATGAGGATCGACGCAGGCCAGATCCTGGGCGAGATCGGGCAGGGTTTCGAGCTGACTAAAGACTGGTTCATCGAGCAGCGCATGTTCATCGCCGCGCGCTGTGTCGGTTCCGCCATCCGCGCCGCCGAGACTGCCGAGGCCTACGCCCGCGAGCGAGAGGCGTTCGGCCAGAAGGTCGGTGACTTCCAGGCGATCGCCTTCAAGATCGCCGACATGGCGGTCGACATCATGACGGCGAAGACCCTGCTCTACCGCTGCGCCGCCGAGATCGATTCGGGCATCGAACGCAAGCTCGCCCACGCCCGCGCCTCGGCCGTCAAGCTGGTGTGTACGGAAATGGCGGGCCGGGTCTGCGACGAAGCGCTGCAGATCATGGGCGGGCGCGGCTATCTCGTGGAGTACCCGACCGAGCGCCTCTACCGCAGCGTCCGCCTGGAACGCATCGTCGAAGGTACGTCGGAAATCCAGCGCGTCGTCATTGCCGGGCAGATCAAGAAACGAGGCTTGGGTCTCTACACGAGACTTTAG
- a CDS encoding ornithine cyclodeaminase family protein, with amino-acid sequence MTEIAMTYLNGPDIERLAMTDDEILDAVESGLLAQGRDQTVLEPRVHLVPESSDKGHFNVLRGYVQPLDVAGVKIVGDFVNNYKRGLPSEMALLNLFSPETGMPKALLDATAITDMRTGAMTALGAKYLARKSSKRLGNIGARGSSYWNVRLLDHLFDFDEIRVHSRRPESRDAFGERLSRDLGKTVIVTDDWESCLKGADIQVEASRLPEPHPHFKTDWVPRGGFVVPYGTMSAVEFSLTDIMDKVVVDDWVQCQPGRPYGSLRRHVDEGKVTQENLHAEMCQIVAGDRPGRESDDETILFWHRGLSLSDIALGQAMVDKAAKLGIGTSLPYR; translated from the coding sequence ATGACCGAGATCGCGATGACCTATCTGAACGGACCGGACATCGAGCGGCTCGCCATGACCGACGACGAGATTCTGGACGCCGTCGAATCGGGGCTGCTCGCCCAGGGGCGCGACCAGACCGTTCTGGAGCCGCGCGTTCACCTGGTGCCCGAAAGCTCCGACAAGGGCCACTTCAATGTTCTGCGAGGCTATGTCCAACCGTTGGACGTGGCCGGCGTCAAGATCGTTGGCGATTTCGTCAACAACTATAAGCGCGGCCTGCCCTCTGAGATGGCACTGCTGAATCTGTTCAGCCCCGAGACCGGCATGCCCAAGGCACTGCTGGACGCGACCGCCATCACCGACATGCGCACGGGCGCCATGACCGCGCTGGGCGCCAAGTACCTGGCACGCAAATCGAGCAAGCGGCTCGGCAACATCGGCGCGCGTGGTTCGTCCTATTGGAACGTGCGCCTTTTGGATCACCTGTTCGACTTCGATGAGATCCGCGTTCATTCGCGCCGGCCCGAAAGCCGCGATGCGTTTGGCGAACGGCTGTCACGCGACCTCGGCAAGACCGTCATTGTCACCGACGATTGGGAGAGCTGCCTGAAAGGCGCCGACATCCAGGTCGAGGCCTCGCGCCTGCCCGAACCCCACCCGCACTTCAAGACCGACTGGGTGCCCAGGGGCGGCTTTGTCGTGCCCTATGGCACCATGAGCGCGGTCGAGTTCTCGCTGACCGACATCATGGACAAAGTCGTCGTCGACGATTGGGTGCAGTGCCAGCCGGGGCGGCCATACGGGTCGCTGCGCCGCCATGTCGACGAAGGCAAGGTGACGCAGGAGAACCTGCACGCCGAAATGTGTCAGATCGTCGCCGGCGACCGGCCGGGCCGCGAGAGCGATGACGAGACGATTCTGTTCTGGCACCGGGGCTTAAGTCTGTCCGATATCGCGCTGGGCCAGGCCATGGTCGACAAGGCCGCTAAGCTCGGCATCGGTACCAGCCTGCCCTATCGCTGA
- a CDS encoding ABC transporter ATP-binding protein has translation MTIDSLPLLAVENVVRPGLSPVSLALAAGSCAVVMGPSGAGKSILLRAIADLDPHEGVVSLNGVACSAMSGPAWRSKVSYVAAEPGWWAESPVEHMASPQRGRDLLDPLGLTEAVFEGQIARLSTGQRQRLALIRALIQEPDVLLLDEPTGPLDGDSRDRVADLLESRRADGMGLLITTHDRAFAERMGDQLYHMEAGVMEAVHQ, from the coding sequence ATGACGATCGACAGCCTGCCTCTTCTCGCGGTCGAGAATGTCGTCCGTCCCGGCCTTTCGCCCGTCAGCCTCGCGCTTGCCGCCGGCTCGTGTGCCGTGGTGATGGGGCCGTCCGGCGCGGGAAAGTCGATTCTGCTGCGCGCCATCGCTGATCTCGACCCCCATGAGGGCGTGGTCTCGCTGAACGGTGTCGCCTGTTCGGCCATGTCCGGCCCGGCCTGGCGCTCCAAGGTCAGCTATGTCGCGGCGGAGCCCGGCTGGTGGGCGGAGTCGCCGGTTGAACACATGGCGTCGCCGCAACGCGGCCGCGACCTGCTCGACCCACTGGGCCTGACCGAGGCCGTGTTCGAGGGCCAGATCGCGCGTCTGTCGACTGGCCAGCGCCAGCGCCTGGCGCTTATCCGCGCCCTGATCCAAGAGCCCGACGTGCTGTTGCTCGACGAGCCGACGGGCCCGCTGGATGGGGACAGTCGTGACCGGGTCGCCGATCTTCTGGAATCCAGGCGCGCCGACGGCATGGGTTTGCTGATCACCACCCACGACCGCGCCTTCGCCGAGCGCATGGGCGATCAACTCTACCACATGGAAGCGGGCGTCATGGAGGCGGTACACCAATGA